The following coding sequences lie in one Streptomyces albofaciens JCM 4342 genomic window:
- a CDS encoding ATP-grasp domain-containing protein: MSTVLLVHAKGGPPLGHVLSRAAARADVHLLALSALPPSVAASAERLCASVVLPTDAERSDLVSLIVSRAEAVGADAVLTFSEYAVVAVAEACEALGLAGAGDAAALARDKRMMRHTWHRHGLPQPAFRPVTTQADLHEAVTALSAPLLLKAAWSAGSTAHQIIASPQEADTAWRRSRETMARSARLGFAELHVAEAAGHFVVEEIVTGDTAGWFDEPGWGDYVSVEGVVTGGVFRPVCVSGRMPTVRPFTERAGITPALLPADLQDRVVALAREAVDALGLRDCGTHTEIKLGADGRMWLIETAARFGGAMTVPQIEEVFGLDVVGMLVDHLLGRPVAWPERVLGPEQARGAAGSLVVLAVDGHGAAWRDRRLWDFPVVKEAVALSEGSMLSVVPESSLPDGSAVPVYDPAGGANTMAALCLLSAADARTVLRDFTALVDALPGVLPPAVPAAPRSGSPAARPPSPATPSASPARPRVRPAVPSEEVAV; the protein is encoded by the coding sequence GTGAGCACGGTGCTGTTGGTGCACGCCAAGGGCGGTCCGCCGCTCGGCCATGTCCTGTCCCGGGCAGCCGCGCGAGCGGACGTGCACCTGCTGGCGCTCAGCGCACTTCCGCCGTCGGTCGCCGCGTCCGCGGAGCGACTGTGCGCCTCGGTCGTGCTGCCCACCGACGCGGAGCGGTCCGACCTGGTCTCGTTGATCGTCTCGCGGGCCGAAGCCGTCGGCGCGGACGCGGTCCTCACCTTCTCCGAGTACGCGGTCGTGGCCGTCGCCGAGGCGTGTGAGGCGCTCGGTCTCGCCGGGGCGGGAGACGCCGCCGCGCTCGCCCGCGACAAGCGGATGATGCGGCACACCTGGCATCGGCACGGCCTGCCGCAGCCCGCGTTCCGCCCCGTCACCACCCAGGCGGACCTCCACGAGGCCGTCACCGCCCTGTCCGCTCCCCTGCTGCTCAAGGCGGCCTGGAGCGCCGGTTCCACCGCCCACCAGATCATCGCCTCCCCTCAGGAGGCCGACACCGCCTGGCGGCGCTCGCGCGAGACCATGGCCCGGTCCGCCCGGCTGGGCTTCGCCGAGCTCCATGTGGCCGAGGCGGCGGGGCACTTCGTGGTCGAGGAGATCGTGACCGGCGACACCGCGGGCTGGTTCGACGAGCCCGGCTGGGGCGACTACGTCAGCGTCGAGGGCGTGGTGACCGGCGGCGTCTTCCGGCCGGTCTGCGTCAGCGGCCGGATGCCGACGGTGCGGCCGTTCACCGAGCGCGCCGGCATCACCCCCGCGCTGCTCCCCGCGGACCTCCAGGACCGCGTCGTCGCCCTCGCCCGGGAGGCCGTCGACGCCCTCGGCCTGCGCGACTGCGGCACCCACACCGAGATCAAGCTCGGCGCCGACGGGCGCATGTGGCTGATCGAGACGGCCGCCCGGTTCGGCGGCGCGATGACCGTCCCGCAGATCGAGGAGGTGTTCGGGCTCGACGTCGTCGGCATGCTCGTGGACCACCTCCTGGGCCGCCCGGTCGCCTGGCCCGAGCGGGTCCTCGGCCCGGAGCAGGCACGCGGCGCCGCGGGTTCCCTCGTCGTCCTCGCGGTGGACGGCCACGGCGCGGCCTGGCGGGACCGCAGGCTGTGGGACTTCCCCGTGGTGAAGGAGGCCGTCGCGCTGAGCGAGGGCAGCATGCTCTCGGTCGTACCGGAGAGTTCCCTGCCCGACGGCAGCGCCGTGCCGGTCTACGACCCCGCCGGCGGTGCCAACACGATGGCGGCCCTGTGCCTGCTCTCCGCCGCCGACGCGCGCACCGTGCTGCGCGACTTCACGGCTCTGGTGGACGCGCTGCCCGGCGTGCTGCCGCCCGCCGTACCGGCCGCGCCGCGGTCCGGGTCTCCGGCCGCCCGGCCCCCGTCCCCGGCCACACCGTCAGCGTCCCCCGCCCGCCCGCGCGTCC